From the bacterium genome, the window TTCGCTCCGGACCCGTACGTCACTTTGTAATTAGACTTAAGAGAAGATTGTTCCGCAAAAGACCGATATCCCGAAATGATTTGAAGCGGGACGGAGTTTGCTTTGGCATCATTTAAAAGTTTCGCAAGATAGAGCCATACGCTTGTCTGAATTGAAATCGTTTTTCCGTTGCGATACGCGTATTCCGAATTCGTAATGTCAGTGAGGGTAGCGGGGATATAGTTTTCGTTAAGAAAGTAAACTTTTGAATATTTTTTTAGAAGTTCCGGGTCGGTCATGCTCAGCTTTTGAAGTGTGCCGACAGTACCCGTAATACTTTTAAGCTGAAAATCGAAGTAGTCGTTTTTCCCCTGCTCGACCCTAAGCGCTTCAGCCAAGTTCGTATTTTCATTTTGCGCTTGGGCAAAACTCTCCTGCAGTTCGGAAATTTGTGCTTTAAATGCGGCGGTATCCGAAACCAGCTGGCTTTTTGTAGCCGTTAGTTGTTTTGCCATTGAAAAATAGACGTATACGCTTCCTCCAAGCAAGATAAGCAGAATTGCGACAGTGGCCTGAAGTGGTGTAAAAGGTTTGGATTGGAAGAAGACGGCTTTCATAGGAAAAAATTGTACCACAACAAAAACCCGTCCGCTTGAAGCGGACGGGTTTGTTAAAAATCTTTCAAATTATCCTTCACAATCACATTCGGAGCATTTCTCCCCCGCTTTGTGCTCGTGTTCGCACATTGCACATTTTACTTCTTCCATTGCGTTAAGTCTTAATGCCTTGTAAATCGACTTTCTCCCCTATTTTATCATGTCTTTAAAAACAGCAAAATATAAATAAAAAAAAGCCCGTCAAATTTTATTTTGAACGGACTTTTCAGTTTCTCAGAGAAGCAATTACGAATCAAAAACAGCGGGAGACGCGAGAGCACCTAAAGTTTCCTGGTCTTCAAGAGGATTAAAAATGCGGTCATCCTCCTTTCGAATATCTTTTTTGTAGGACTCGAGATGTTCTTGGTATCCTTGTATGGAGGCGGAACATTCCGCCTTATGAAACACTCTCCACCACGAAAGCGACATTCTGTATTTTTCTAGCACATCAATACGCTTTTCGATTTCCCGTACCACGGCTTGGTCCAAAGTTACATGTTCCGAAGTTGTTTTTTGCATCGGACACCTCCCAAAAAAATGGTTAAGAACAGCAACAATTCCTCAATTTCTAGTAAGAAAGATAGCACAAAAAAACTGAGAAGTCAAGCATCCTCCGAAAGGCTGCGAGGAGAAACTTTATTTT encodes:
- a CDS encoding M15 family metallopeptidase — translated: MKAVFFQSKPFTPLQATVAILLILLGGSVYVYFSMAKQLTATKSQLVSDTAAFKAQISELQESFAQAQNENTNLAEALRVEQGKNDYFDFQLKSITGTVGTLQKLSMTDPELLKKYSKVYFLNENYIPATLTDITNSEYAYRNGKTISIQTSVWLYLAKLLNDAKANSVPLQIISGYRSFAEQSSLKSNYKVTYGSGANQFSADQGYSEHQLGTTVDFTTPDLGASFNTFKNTAAYIWLTQNAYKYGFVLSYSENNLYYQFEPWHWRFVGVTLATKLHDENKYFYDLDQREIDKYLINLFD